The following coding sequences are from one Acidobacteriota bacterium window:
- a CDS encoding glycerol acyltransferase — translation LPVFIDGRNSAAFQLMGCVHPRLRTASLAKEFVRKQGAEVEVRIGNKLPAGGLQLPAASASGPAHSAAGDRKPTASTGTEFLRWKTYLLANRAAKGRANASKPAPEEDKTAQTPRSQAAKLPLIPFLSAPEALADAVPRAQLEREIALLPSPACLDNSEEYGVYCAHAAEIPHILREIGRLRELSFRAEGEGTGKSVDLDRYDDYYTHLFVWNKPQKEIVGAYRLARTVDIRRKFGVNGLYTNTLFRFKDDFFDLLGPAIELGRSFVRPEYQRQYAPLLLLWKAIGRYVALNPAFPVLFGAVSISNSYAPASRTLMYQFFQAQFATHPLAAMVQPRRPFRSARLKHWDISAFNRLVRDPAELSGSISEFEFDGKGIPVLLKQYLKMGGEVLAFNVDGRFSDTLDGLIVVDLRKSDRKAQQKYLGSEGATRFIDYHRELSLPEFVAEPAD, via the coding sequence CGCTGCCGGTGTTCATCGACGGCCGAAACAGCGCCGCGTTTCAGCTGATGGGATGCGTTCATCCGCGTTTGCGGACCGCGAGTTTGGCCAAGGAGTTTGTGCGCAAGCAAGGCGCGGAGGTTGAGGTCCGAATTGGGAATAAGCTGCCGGCCGGCGGCCTGCAACTTCCTGCTGCAAGCGCCTCTGGGCCGGCTCACTCAGCGGCAGGCGACCGCAAACCGACGGCTTCAACAGGCACCGAATTCCTGCGCTGGAAGACTTATTTGCTAGCCAATCGTGCCGCAAAAGGGCGCGCGAATGCCTCAAAACCGGCTCCCGAAGAGGACAAAACTGCGCAAACTCCGCGCTCACAAGCCGCAAAACTGCCGTTAATACCGTTTCTTTCCGCGCCGGAAGCGCTTGCTGACGCTGTTCCAAGGGCGCAATTGGAGCGCGAGATCGCGCTTTTACCGTCTCCAGCGTGCCTGGACAACAGCGAGGAATACGGAGTTTATTGCGCGCATGCGGCGGAAATCCCGCACATTCTGCGCGAAATTGGGCGCTTGAGGGAGTTAAGTTTCCGCGCAGAGGGCGAGGGAACGGGAAAATCGGTCGATTTAGACCGCTACGACGACTATTACACGCACCTTTTTGTGTGGAATAAGCCGCAAAAAGAGATCGTTGGCGCTTACAGGCTGGCGCGAACAGTGGATATTCGGCGCAAATTCGGCGTTAACGGCCTGTATACAAATACGCTTTTCCGCTTTAAGGACGACTTTTTTGATCTCTTAGGACCTGCAATCGAGCTGGGAAGGTCGTTTGTGCGCCCTGAATATCAGCGTCAGTACGCTCCATTGCTGCTTTTATGGAAGGCTATTGGGCGATATGTGGCGCTAAATCCGGCGTTTCCGGTGCTTTTTGGCGCGGTTAGCATCTCGAATTCGTACGCTCCAGCGTCGCGTACGCTGATGTATCAGTTCTTTCAAGCGCAATTTGCGACGCATCCGCTGGCTGCAATGGTGCAGCCAAGGCGTCCATTCCGCTCGGCAAGGCTCAAACATTGGGATATTAGCGCCTTTAACCGGCTCGTAAGGGACCCGGCAGAGCTTTCTGGTTCCATTTCGGAATTCGAATTTGACGGCAAAGGCATCCCAGTCCTGCTTAAACAGTACCTAAAAATGGGCGGCGAAGTGCTGGCGTTCAACGTCGATGGGCGTTTTTCCGACACTTTGGACGGTCTAATCGTCGTCGATTTGCGCAAAAGCGATCGCAAAGCGCAGCAAAAATATCTCGGCAGCGAGGGCGCAACGCGGTTTATCGACTACCATCGCGAGCTTAGTTTGCCGGAATTCGTCGCCGAACCGGCGGATTAG
- a CDS encoding polysaccharide export protein — translation MLTRRFVMLCCAILASFPVIQSLLLAQNSAQISADSYAKSSGKRVDRVADDAVSKPSTSDPRIGPGDLLELKVFAAPELSGTLRVSGAGDITVPLIGAAKVAGLTAEQAQKDLEQRLLSGGFMRDPHVNILVKEFATQGISVLGEVAHPGIYPLLGSPRLFDALSAAGGTTNRAGKTIYISHRERPSAGNAVLLSQDPKQALAQNLFLQPGDTVMVSRAGIVYVSGDVKTPGGYVMNNDENLTVLQAIALAQGVNPTASTKNVRIIRRKDGKLQEIPVELKQIMAAKAPDIALENEDVLFVPNSASKSAVRRSMESIVQVATGLAIYRR, via the coding sequence ATGCTTACGCGTCGCTTTGTGATGCTTTGCTGTGCGATTCTGGCGTCGTTTCCCGTTATCCAAAGCCTTCTTTTGGCGCAAAATTCCGCGCAGATCAGCGCCGATTCTTACGCGAAATCCTCGGGAAAGAGGGTTGACAGGGTTGCTGACGACGCAGTTTCGAAGCCGTCAACCTCCGATCCGAGAATTGGGCCAGGAGATTTGCTGGAATTGAAGGTTTTCGCAGCGCCGGAATTGAGCGGAACATTGCGTGTTAGCGGCGCTGGAGATATCACAGTTCCGCTCATTGGCGCTGCGAAAGTCGCTGGATTAACCGCAGAACAGGCGCAGAAAGACCTGGAACAGCGGCTTCTAAGTGGCGGATTCATGCGCGATCCGCACGTGAATATCCTTGTAAAAGAGTTCGCGACGCAAGGAATTTCCGTGTTGGGAGAGGTCGCGCATCCGGGAATTTATCCGCTGCTCGGCTCCCCGCGACTCTTCGACGCGCTTTCTGCGGCTGGCGGCACTACAAACCGCGCGGGAAAGACGATTTATATCAGTCATCGCGAGCGTCCGAGTGCGGGAAATGCGGTGCTTTTGTCACAGGATCCGAAGCAAGCCTTGGCGCAAAATCTGTTTTTGCAGCCTGGAGACACAGTCATGGTGTCGCGCGCTGGAATCGTCTATGTGAGCGGCGACGTAAAAACTCCGGGCGGATACGTAATGAATAATGATGAAAATCTGACTGTTTTGCAGGCTATAGCGCTGGCACAAGGAGTGAATCCCACCGCTTCCACAAAAAATGTACGCATTATTCGCCGCAAAGACGGCAAATTGCAGGAAATTCCGGTCGAGTTAAAGCAGATTATGGCGGCGAAAGCCCCCGACATCGCCTTGGAAAATGAAGATGTTCTGTTCGTGCCAAACAGCGCCTCGAAGTCCGCTGTCCGCAGGAGCATGGAGTCGATCGTTCAAGTTGCCACAGGTTTGGCCATTTACCGGCGCTAA
- a CDS encoding bleomycin resistance protein, with translation MNSLRLILILLLASSLLAQTEAQRPRILGVAHVALYTSDLAKARIFYEDFLGFQEPFTLKRDDGSIRIAFVKVNDEQYVELFTDPAKEDGQLNHVAIYTDNAQQMRDYLAAHGIKVPATVPKGKTGNYNFTIQDPDGHKLEIVQYLSDSRTGKNQGKFVPATRISNRILHAGFLVRDLDASLKFYRDLLGFQEFWRGSSNGIQLSWVNMRVPDGEDYVEFMLYTGTPSAQDRGVKNHLSLEVPDIGKAVQDLEQRPARKLYTREIKTQVGKNRKRQANLFDPDGTRVELMEPKTVDGQPAPSSTAPPPK, from the coding sequence ATGAACTCTTTGCGGCTGATCCTCATCCTGCTCCTCGCGAGTTCGCTTCTCGCTCAGACGGAAGCGCAGCGTCCGCGAATTCTTGGTGTGGCTCACGTCGCGCTTTACACAAGTGATCTGGCGAAAGCGCGCATTTTTTATGAGGACTTCCTGGGCTTTCAAGAGCCGTTCACGCTCAAGCGCGATGATGGCTCCATTCGCATTGCGTTCGTCAAAGTTAACGATGAGCAGTACGTTGAGTTGTTCACAGATCCTGCAAAAGAGGACGGTCAGCTCAATCACGTAGCCATCTATACCGATAACGCGCAGCAGATGCGCGATTATCTTGCTGCGCATGGAATCAAAGTGCCGGCAACAGTACCGAAAGGGAAGACCGGAAACTACAACTTCACAATTCAGGATCCCGATGGACACAAACTCGAAATTGTCCAATATCTTTCCGACAGCCGGACGGGCAAGAACCAAGGCAAGTTCGTTCCTGCGACGCGAATCTCCAACCGCATTCTGCACGCAGGATTTCTCGTGCGCGATCTCGACGCTTCGTTGAAGTTTTATCGCGACCTGCTCGGCTTCCAGGAGTTCTGGCGCGGCAGCTCAAACGGCATACAGCTAAGCTGGGTTAACATGCGCGTGCCCGATGGCGAGGACTACGTAGAGTTCATGCTGTATACAGGCACGCCATCCGCACAAGATCGTGGAGTAAAGAATCATCTTTCGCTCGAAGTTCCCGACATTGGCAAAGCTGTGCAAGATCTCGAACAACGACCCGCACGCAAGCTCTACACCCGGGAAATCAAGACGCAAGTTGGAAAGAATCGCAAACGGCAGGCGAATCTATTCGATCCTGATGGCACTCGGGTGGAACTTATGGAACCCAAGACCGTCGATGGTCAGCCGGCTCCGTCTTCCACCGCTCCGCCGCCAAAATAA
- a CDS encoding cupin domain-containing protein, whose product MNRREVCSLLPLLALTKSWAANDQTLSSRTWPFEDLQAKTSGGHTTRPVVNGKISTGEHVEVHETTLDPGEMPHAAHRHAHSEFWLIREGTVELTINGQTHRLGPGGVGLATGNDLHGIKNVGTTPANYFVVAIGNMA is encoded by the coding sequence ATGAACCGTCGCGAAGTGTGCTCGTTGTTACCTCTGCTGGCTCTTACGAAGTCATGGGCTGCCAACGATCAGACGCTGTCTTCCCGCACGTGGCCTTTTGAGGATCTTCAGGCGAAGACCAGCGGTGGACACACGACTCGTCCAGTGGTCAACGGCAAGATCTCAACCGGAGAGCATGTGGAGGTACACGAGACCACTCTTGATCCCGGAGAGATGCCGCATGCCGCTCACAGGCACGCGCACAGCGAGTTCTGGCTCATTCGTGAAGGAACTGTCGAATTGACGATCAATGGCCAAACCCACCGCCTCGGCCCCGGTGGAGTAGGACTGGCCACAGGCAACGACTTGCACGGCATCAAGAACGTGGGAACGACTCCTGCAAACTATTTCGTGGTGGCGATCGGAAACATGGCGTAA